From a region of the Zingiber officinale cultivar Zhangliang chromosome 10B, Zo_v1.1, whole genome shotgun sequence genome:
- the LOC122030320 gene encoding SUN domain-containing protein 1-like isoform X2: MSAFNSAVPSPRLNVSSPLGLKVTPDAPRRRLTSETLKGGGISGSNPNTVNDLQDKIMVQSLHDRSKHMAELKRELFVSALGSGHRKLRSKPEKPKWQFYLSFFFKICLLLAAILWLGLLIWKWRNMIKYSKGLYDFDSDGRLTEVEASLKNTARRLQDQLDVVDKKIGTEAEVAKKELNKHVEETDLLSEKKLKWLVSLTDDLDKSLSEIKATGFLSKEELQIFSNKFKDKEKCSGSTHEILDDIRKFAKEIVEKEIEKHAADGLGRVDYALASGGAKVINHSKPYLVGKSSSWLAFGNSFNRVHPDPNAKKMLEPSFGEPGQCFALHGNNGFVEIRLRTGIVPQAVTLEHVSKMVAYDRLSAPKDCTVTAWSEGPGSDPSNGSEKKFVLAEFSYNLEKRCMVLSPLP, from the exons ATGTCTGCATTCAATTCTGCAGTTCCAAGTCCTAGACTGAATGTTTCATCGCCCTTAGGTTTGAAAGTTACACCTGATGCACCAAGAAGAAGGTTGACTTCAGAAACTCTAAAGGGGGGAGGAATTAGTGGGAGCAATCCTAATACTGTGAATGACCTTCAGGACAAAATTATGGTGCAGTCGTTACATGATAGATCCAAACATATGGCAGAATTGAAGAGAGAGTTGTTTGTTTCAGCACTTGGTTCAGGCCATAGGAAATTGAGATCCAAACCAGAGAAGCCCAAGTGGCAATTTTATCTAAGCTTTTTCTTCAAGATTTGCTTGCTATTAGCGGCCATTTTATGGCTTGGTTTGTTGATATGGAAATGGAGAAATATGATTAAATATAGCAAGGGATTATATGATTTTGACAGCGATGGCAGGTTAACAGAAGTGGAAGCATCCTTGAAAAACACTGCAAGAAGGTTGCAGGATCAGTTAGATGTCGTTGACAAAAAAATTGGGACTGAGGCAGAGGTTGCAAAGAAGGAGCTGAATAAGCACGTGGAAGAGACAGATTTGCTCTCTGAGAAGAAGTTGAAGTGGTTGGTCTCTCTAACTGATGACTTGGACAAATCACTTTCAGAGATAAAAGCCACGGGATTCTTGTCAAAGGAAGAGTTACAGATATTTTCTAACAAGTttaaagacaaagaaaaatgCTCGGGTAGCACTcatgaaatattggatgatattAGAAAATTTGCTAAAGAGATAGTTGAAAAGGAGATTGAGAAGCATGCAGCTGATGGGTTAGGAAGGGTTGATTATGCTTTGGCTTCTGGGGGTGCAAAGGTAATTAATCATTCAAAGCCCTACCTTGTTGGTAAGTCTAGCAGCTGGCTGGCTTTTGGAAATTCCTTCAATCGAGTTCACCCTGACCCTAATGCTAAGAAAATGCTTGAACCAAGTTTTGGGGAGCCTGGACAGTGCTTTGCTTTGCATGGCAACAATGGCTTTGTCGAGATTAGGCTTAGAACTGGAATTGTCCCACAGGCAGTAACACTTGAGCATGTCTCCAAG ATGGTAGCTTATGATCGGTTGAGTGCTCCAAAAGATTGCACAGTTACAGCATGGTCTGAAGGGCCTGGCAGTGATCCATCGAATGGTTCGGAGAAGAAGTTCGTCCTGGCTGAATTCTCATATAACCTGGAAAAGA GGTGCATGGTTCTGAGCCCACTTCCTTAA
- the LOC122030320 gene encoding SUN domain-containing protein 1-like isoform X1 — protein MSAFNSAVPSPRLNVSSPLGLKVTPDAPRRRLTSETLKGGGISGSNPNTVNDLQDKIMVQSLHDRSKHMAELKRELFVSALGSGHRKLRSKPEKPKWQFYLSFFFKICLLLAAILWLGLLIWKWRNMIKYSKGLYDFDSDGRLTEVEASLKNTARRLQDQLDVVDKKIGTEAEVAKKELNKHVEETDLLSEKKLKWLVSLTDDLDKSLSEIKATGFLSKEELQIFSNKFKDKEKCSGSTHEILDDIRKFAKEIVEKEIEKHAADGLGRVDYALASGGAKVINHSKPYLVGKSSSWLAFGNSFNRVHPDPNAKKMLEPSFGEPGQCFALHGNNGFVEIRLRTGIVPQAVTLEHVSKMVAYDRLSAPKDCTVTAWSEGPGSDPSNGSEKKFVLAEFSYNLEKSNAQTFYIQTAVSELVNVVRLDFSSNHGSSTHTCIYRFRVHGSEPTSLNVSAEGKEKY, from the exons ATGTCTGCATTCAATTCTGCAGTTCCAAGTCCTAGACTGAATGTTTCATCGCCCTTAGGTTTGAAAGTTACACCTGATGCACCAAGAAGAAGGTTGACTTCAGAAACTCTAAAGGGGGGAGGAATTAGTGGGAGCAATCCTAATACTGTGAATGACCTTCAGGACAAAATTATGGTGCAGTCGTTACATGATAGATCCAAACATATGGCAGAATTGAAGAGAGAGTTGTTTGTTTCAGCACTTGGTTCAGGCCATAGGAAATTGAGATCCAAACCAGAGAAGCCCAAGTGGCAATTTTATCTAAGCTTTTTCTTCAAGATTTGCTTGCTATTAGCGGCCATTTTATGGCTTGGTTTGTTGATATGGAAATGGAGAAATATGATTAAATATAGCAAGGGATTATATGATTTTGACAGCGATGGCAGGTTAACAGAAGTGGAAGCATCCTTGAAAAACACTGCAAGAAGGTTGCAGGATCAGTTAGATGTCGTTGACAAAAAAATTGGGACTGAGGCAGAGGTTGCAAAGAAGGAGCTGAATAAGCACGTGGAAGAGACAGATTTGCTCTCTGAGAAGAAGTTGAAGTGGTTGGTCTCTCTAACTGATGACTTGGACAAATCACTTTCAGAGATAAAAGCCACGGGATTCTTGTCAAAGGAAGAGTTACAGATATTTTCTAACAAGTttaaagacaaagaaaaatgCTCGGGTAGCACTcatgaaatattggatgatattAGAAAATTTGCTAAAGAGATAGTTGAAAAGGAGATTGAGAAGCATGCAGCTGATGGGTTAGGAAGGGTTGATTATGCTTTGGCTTCTGGGGGTGCAAAGGTAATTAATCATTCAAAGCCCTACCTTGTTGGTAAGTCTAGCAGCTGGCTGGCTTTTGGAAATTCCTTCAATCGAGTTCACCCTGACCCTAATGCTAAGAAAATGCTTGAACCAAGTTTTGGGGAGCCTGGACAGTGCTTTGCTTTGCATGGCAACAATGGCTTTGTCGAGATTAGGCTTAGAACTGGAATTGTCCCACAGGCAGTAACACTTGAGCATGTCTCCAAG ATGGTAGCTTATGATCGGTTGAGTGCTCCAAAAGATTGCACAGTTACAGCATGGTCTGAAGGGCCTGGCAGTGATCCATCGAATGGTTCGGAGAAGAAGTTCGTCCTGGCTGAATTCTCATATAACCTGGAAAAGAGTAATGCGCAGACATTTTACATTCAAACTGCTGTTTCAGAACTTGTCAATGTTGTCCGGCTTGATTTCTCCTCGAACCATGGGAGCTCAACTCATACATGTATTTATCGGTTTAGGGTGCATGGTTCTGAGCCCACTTCCTTAAATGTGTCAGCTGAAGGCAAAGAGAAGTACTAA
- the LOC122029979 gene encoding vacuolar protein sorting-associated protein 36-like: MAVNWLPPVSLTASGRPVFVPGEVERCLLPAVDLEPGENPSLSPLLSGLLVLTSHRLLWIDETSSSGFALPFAAVVHAYPPKKSIRSMFASPRIRIQVSASPDGRVVAGGTRSEMITVVLRGKNDPDVFYGRLLEVLRSRQWEVSVEAEKRDLESVSAGTSTTTAAARVRMPVVGVSGILRKEQELWESTDKSLQEAFQDLNALMSKAKEMVQLAEKMRLKLLSGPSAQGNPNEEEMGSKQDMQDWLLSVGIASPVTKESAGALYHQQLARELADFVKLPLEKAGGMIALIDVYCLYNRARGTALISPEDLLQACTLWEKFDVSVMLRKFDSGVMVIQNKAQRDEEVFARIVSLAQKPEALRTGISPSDAALTLGIAPALAKEQLLTAESIGLVCRDVSPDGFRFYINLFREIDTNDIYLIKKPGPFHAWLSAISLSG, encoded by the exons ATGGCGGTTAATTGGCTGCCTCCGGTATCACTCACCGCCTCCGGCCGCCCGGTCTTCGTCCCTGGCGAGGTCGAGCGCTGCCTCCTCCCCGCCGTCGACCTCGAGCCCGGGGAGAACCCCTccctctctcctctcctctctggACTCCTCGTCCTCACTTCCCACCGCCTCCTATGGATTGACGAGACCTCCTCCTCTGGATTTGCTCTCCCCTTCGCTGCCGTCGTCCACGCCTACCCCCCTAAGAAGTCCATCCGCAGCATGTTCGCTAGCCCCAGGATCCGCATCCAGGTCTCGGCGTCGCCTGATGGGAGGGTAGTCGCGGGCGGCACTCGTTCCGAGATGATTACAGTGGTGCTGAGAGGGAAGAACGATCCTGATGTGTTCTACGGCCGGCTATTGGAGGTGCTGCGATCGAGGCAGTGGGAAGTTTCAGTGGAGGCGGAAAAGAGGGATTTGGAATCAGTATCGGCGGGAACTTCGACCACCACAGCGGCGGCTAGGGTGAGAATGCCAGTGGTCGGGGTATCAGGGATTTTGAGAAAAGAGCAAGAATTGTGGGAGAGCACAGATAAAAGCTTACAGGAGGCCTTCCAGGATCTCAACGCTCTGATG AGTAAGGCTAAGGAAATGGTGCAACTGGCTGAGAAAATGAGGCTGAAGTTATTATCAGGTCCAAGTGCTCAGGGAAACCCTAATGAAGAAGAGATGGGTTCTAAGCAAGACATGCAAGATTGGCTTTTAAGTGTTGGTATTGCATCTCCAGTTACAAAGGAATCGGCTGGTGCTTTGTACCATCAACAACTTGCTCGGGAG cttgcagattttgttaagctgcCACTTGAGAAGGCTGGAGGAATGATTGCATTGATAGATGTCTATTGTTTATATAATCGTGCTAGAGGAACTG CACTGATTTCACCTGAGGATCTTCTGCAAGCTTGCACCCTTTGGGAGAAATTTGATGT CTCTGTAATGCTTAGGAAGTTTGATAGTGGTGTAATGGTTATTCAGAATAAAGCTCAGAGGGATGAAGAG GTCTTTGCAAGGATAGTTTCCCTTGCACAAAAGCCAGAGGCACTTAGAACAGGAATAAGCCCGAGTGACGCTGCTTTGACCTTAGGAATTGCACCTGCTCTTGCCAAAGAACAACTGCTGACTGCTGAAAGCATAG GCCTTGTATGCAGAGATGTTAGTCCTGATGGCTTCCGTTTTTATATCAACCTCTTCAGGGAGATTGATACAAATGATATTTACTT GATAAAAAAACCCGGACCTTTTCATGCATGGCTATCTGCCATATCTTTGTCTGGGTAG